A window of Synchiropus splendidus isolate RoL2022-P1 chromosome 9, RoL_Sspl_1.0, whole genome shotgun sequence contains these coding sequences:
- the exo1 gene encoding exonuclease 1 isoform X1, whose product MGISGLLQFIKDAGEPVNVKKYKGQAVAVDTYCWLHKGAFSCADKLAKGEPTDQYVWYCMKFVDMLLNFGVKPILVFDGRNLPSKREVEKSRRERREANLQKGRQLLREGKLSEARECFTRCVNITPDMAHNLIKAARARGVDCIVAPYEADAQLAHLTKTGLAQAVITEDSDLLAFGCKKVILKMDRQGNGLEIDQSNLGRCRSLGNVFTEEKFRHMCILSGCDYLSSLHGIGLGKACKLLRLARDPDILKVIRKMGQYLKMNLVVPEEYLSGFVRANNTFLYQLVFDPVTRKVVPLNSYPDHVDPSTLSYAGLHLGDDTGLQMALGNLDINTLKPIDNFNPDKPTAPAPKPRSRSWSDAPAPSHLSIWSRGANLPPADTPAAPSADRPPSTRGKERVVGLQGLKLPSRELQLKRPREDSGVSDQDVLDQYSSSQKRPRSEETPGTSKPAAMAQPRLRNRFSTLLQRRNQQAEGEERATCSRFFSSSAPVLLPDSDQLQEDDSLQRPPPAEDKPHQQDSDVEGPEVPSVETPSPSPPSAGSQGLNLFQWSGRSPLGETLRKSTSALSALQQFQYKKECVSSLKTSPDSEDELSHSPPSQDSAYFSQSQSRVSPVQPEEESSSDLLSQREDTSSRSDPAPRSSPPRPGDSRATHRPKVSRSLSLGQGSRGRGLGPARASGLRRTSKKSPSSSNENSPAVQATISSLWKNFSFSKHSPKVAPCKKGAPLSPVEDNLLTSSPAADLHTMGC is encoded by the exons ATGGGGATCTCTGGGTTACTGCAGTTCATCAAGGATGCAGGGGAGCCCGTCAACGTGAAGAAGTACAAAGGCCAGGCTGTGGCTGTGGACACTTACTGCTGGTTACACAAGGGGGCCTTTTCCTGCGCAGACAAACTGGCCAAAGGAGAACCCACTGACCA GTACGTGTGGTACTGCATGAAGTTTGTGGACATGCTTCTGAATTTTGGAGTCAAACCCATTTTGGTGTTTGATGGACGCAATCTACCTTCAAAGAGAGAAGTGGAAAAGTCTCGCAGAGA GCGCAGAGAGGCGAACCTGCAGAAAGGCCGGCAGCTGCTGCGAGAGGGGAAGCTGTCGGAGGCCAGGGAGTGTTTCACCCGCTGTGTCAACATCACCCCTGACATGGCTCACAATCTGATCAAG GCTGCCCGAGCCAGAGGTGTCGACTGCATTGTGGCTCCGTATGAAGCCGACGCTCAGCTGGCTCACCTGACCAAGACCGGCCTGGCTCAGGCCGTCATCACGGAAGACTCTGACCTGCTGGCTTTCGGCTGCAAGAAG GTGATCCTGAAAATGGACAGGCAGGGTAATGGCCTGGAGATCGACCAGAGCAACCTGGGTCGCTGCCGCTCGCTGGGCAATGTGTTCACAGAGGAGAAGTTTCGACACATGTGCATCCTCTCGGGTTGTGACTACCTGTCCTCTCTGCATGGCATCGGCCTGGGGAAGGCCTGCAAGCTCCTGCGCCTGGCCAGAGACCCCGACATCCTCAAG GTGATCAGAAAGATGGGTCAGTACCTGAAGATGAATCTGGTGGTTCCTGAGGAGTACCTGAGCGGGTTCGTCCGAGCCAACAACACCTTCCTCTACCAACTCGTGTTTGACCCTGTAACCAGGAAGGTTGTGCCCCTCAACTCGTACCCGGACCACGTGGACCCCTCCACCCTGAGCTACGCTGGACT ACATTTGGGAGACGACACGGGGCTGCAGATGGCTCTGGGGAACCTGGACATCAACACGTTGAAGCCCATCGACAACTTCAACCCTGACAAACCCACGGCGCCG GCGCCTAAACCTCGCAGCCGGAGTTGGAGCGACGCTCCCGCCCCGTCTCACCTCAGTATCTGGAGCAGAGGCGCCAACCTGCCTCCTGCTGATACTCCTGCGGCGCCCTCCGCTGACAGACCTCCATCCACCAGGGGGAAGGAGAGAGTCGTGGGTCTACAGGGCCTGAAGCTGCCCTCCAGAGAGCTGCAGCTGAAGAGGCCCAGagaag ACTCTGGCGTGTCCGACCAGGACGTCCTGGACCAGTACTCCTCCAGTCAGAAGAGACCCCGCTCAGAGGAGACGCCAGGCACCTCCAAGCCTGCAGCGATGGCTCAGCCGAGGCTTCGGAACCGATTCAGCACTTTACTGCAGAGACGGAACCAGCAGGCGGAGGGCGAGGAGCGAGCCACGTGCAGCAG GTTCTTCAGCAGCTCTGCACCAGTCCTCCTGCCAGACTCAGACCAACTGCAGGAGGACGACTCGCTCCAGCGTCCGCCTCCTGCCGAGGACAAGCCGCACCAGCAGGACTCCGACGTTGAAGGTCCTGAGGTGCCCTCTGTGGAGACACCCAGCCCCTCCCCCCCTTCTGCTGGCAGCCAGGGCCTCAACTTGTTCCAGTGGTCCGGGAGGTCCCCCTTAGGAGAGACGCTGAGAAAGTCCACGTCCGCTCTGAGTGCTCTGCAGCAGTTCCAGTATAAGAAGGAGTGTGTCTCCTCCCTGAAGACCTCACCTGACTCTGAGGATGAGCTGAGCCACTCGCCTCCCTCCCAGGACAGCGCCTACTTCTCCCAGTCCCAGTCCCGAGTCTCACCTGTACAGCCAGAGGAAGAGTCCAGCAGTGACCTCCTGTCTCAGCGTGAG GACACGTCTTCACGTAGCGACCCGGCTCCTAGGAGCAGTCCACCACGCCCTGGTGACAGTCGCGCCACACACAGACCAAAG GTTTCCAGGTCCCTCAGCCTGGGTCAGGGCTCCAGAGGCCGAGGTCTGGGTCCAGCCCGGGCCAGCGGTCTGAGGAGGACTTCGAAGAAGAGCCCCTCCTCCAGCAATGAGAACAGCCCAGCCGTCCAGGCCACCATCAGCAGCCTGTGGAAGAACTTCAGCTTCAGCAA GCACAGCCCCAAGGTGGCGCCCTGTAAGAAAGGAGCACCTCTGTCTCCTGTGGAGGACAACCTGCTGACCTCCTCACCTGCCGCTGACCTCCACACCATGGGCTGCTGA
- the exo1 gene encoding exonuclease 1 isoform X2: protein MGISGLLQFIKDAGEPVNVKKYKGQAVAVDTYCWLHKGAFSCADKLAKGEPTDQYVWYCMKFVDMLLNFGVKPILVFDGRNLPSKREVEKSRRERREANLQKGRQLLREGKLSEARECFTRCVNITPDMAHNLIKAARARGVDCIVAPYEADAQLAHLTKTGLAQAVITEDSDLLAFGCKKVILKMDRQGNGLEIDQSNLGRCRSLGNVFTEEKFRHMCILSGCDYLSSLHGIGLGKACKLLRLARDPDILKVIRKMGQYLKMNLVVPEEYLSGFVRANNTFLYQLVFDPVTRKVVPLNSYPDHVDPSTLSYAGLHLGDDTGLQMALGNLDINTLKPIDNFNPDKPTAPAPKPRSRSWSDAPAPSHLSIWSRGANLPPADTPAAPSADRPPSTRGKERVVGLQGLKLPSRELQLKRPREDSGVSDQDVLDQYSSSQKRPRSEETPGTSKPAAMAQPRLRNRFSTLLQRRNQQAEGEERATCSRFFSSSAPVLLPDSDQLQEDDSLQRPPPAEDKPHQQDSDVEGPEVPSVETPSPSPPSAGSQGLNLFQWSGRSPLGETLRKSTSALSALQQFQYKKECVSSLKTSPDSEDELSHSPPSQDSAYFSQSQSRVSPVQPEEESSSDLLSQREDTSSRSDPAPRSSPPRPGDSRATHRPKVSRSLSLGQGSRGRGLGPARASGLRRTSKKSPSSSNENSPAVQATISSLWKNFSFSTAPRWRPVRKEHLCLLWRTTC, encoded by the exons ATGGGGATCTCTGGGTTACTGCAGTTCATCAAGGATGCAGGGGAGCCCGTCAACGTGAAGAAGTACAAAGGCCAGGCTGTGGCTGTGGACACTTACTGCTGGTTACACAAGGGGGCCTTTTCCTGCGCAGACAAACTGGCCAAAGGAGAACCCACTGACCA GTACGTGTGGTACTGCATGAAGTTTGTGGACATGCTTCTGAATTTTGGAGTCAAACCCATTTTGGTGTTTGATGGACGCAATCTACCTTCAAAGAGAGAAGTGGAAAAGTCTCGCAGAGA GCGCAGAGAGGCGAACCTGCAGAAAGGCCGGCAGCTGCTGCGAGAGGGGAAGCTGTCGGAGGCCAGGGAGTGTTTCACCCGCTGTGTCAACATCACCCCTGACATGGCTCACAATCTGATCAAG GCTGCCCGAGCCAGAGGTGTCGACTGCATTGTGGCTCCGTATGAAGCCGACGCTCAGCTGGCTCACCTGACCAAGACCGGCCTGGCTCAGGCCGTCATCACGGAAGACTCTGACCTGCTGGCTTTCGGCTGCAAGAAG GTGATCCTGAAAATGGACAGGCAGGGTAATGGCCTGGAGATCGACCAGAGCAACCTGGGTCGCTGCCGCTCGCTGGGCAATGTGTTCACAGAGGAGAAGTTTCGACACATGTGCATCCTCTCGGGTTGTGACTACCTGTCCTCTCTGCATGGCATCGGCCTGGGGAAGGCCTGCAAGCTCCTGCGCCTGGCCAGAGACCCCGACATCCTCAAG GTGATCAGAAAGATGGGTCAGTACCTGAAGATGAATCTGGTGGTTCCTGAGGAGTACCTGAGCGGGTTCGTCCGAGCCAACAACACCTTCCTCTACCAACTCGTGTTTGACCCTGTAACCAGGAAGGTTGTGCCCCTCAACTCGTACCCGGACCACGTGGACCCCTCCACCCTGAGCTACGCTGGACT ACATTTGGGAGACGACACGGGGCTGCAGATGGCTCTGGGGAACCTGGACATCAACACGTTGAAGCCCATCGACAACTTCAACCCTGACAAACCCACGGCGCCG GCGCCTAAACCTCGCAGCCGGAGTTGGAGCGACGCTCCCGCCCCGTCTCACCTCAGTATCTGGAGCAGAGGCGCCAACCTGCCTCCTGCTGATACTCCTGCGGCGCCCTCCGCTGACAGACCTCCATCCACCAGGGGGAAGGAGAGAGTCGTGGGTCTACAGGGCCTGAAGCTGCCCTCCAGAGAGCTGCAGCTGAAGAGGCCCAGagaag ACTCTGGCGTGTCCGACCAGGACGTCCTGGACCAGTACTCCTCCAGTCAGAAGAGACCCCGCTCAGAGGAGACGCCAGGCACCTCCAAGCCTGCAGCGATGGCTCAGCCGAGGCTTCGGAACCGATTCAGCACTTTACTGCAGAGACGGAACCAGCAGGCGGAGGGCGAGGAGCGAGCCACGTGCAGCAG GTTCTTCAGCAGCTCTGCACCAGTCCTCCTGCCAGACTCAGACCAACTGCAGGAGGACGACTCGCTCCAGCGTCCGCCTCCTGCCGAGGACAAGCCGCACCAGCAGGACTCCGACGTTGAAGGTCCTGAGGTGCCCTCTGTGGAGACACCCAGCCCCTCCCCCCCTTCTGCTGGCAGCCAGGGCCTCAACTTGTTCCAGTGGTCCGGGAGGTCCCCCTTAGGAGAGACGCTGAGAAAGTCCACGTCCGCTCTGAGTGCTCTGCAGCAGTTCCAGTATAAGAAGGAGTGTGTCTCCTCCCTGAAGACCTCACCTGACTCTGAGGATGAGCTGAGCCACTCGCCTCCCTCCCAGGACAGCGCCTACTTCTCCCAGTCCCAGTCCCGAGTCTCACCTGTACAGCCAGAGGAAGAGTCCAGCAGTGACCTCCTGTCTCAGCGTGAG GACACGTCTTCACGTAGCGACCCGGCTCCTAGGAGCAGTCCACCACGCCCTGGTGACAGTCGCGCCACACACAGACCAAAG GTTTCCAGGTCCCTCAGCCTGGGTCAGGGCTCCAGAGGCCGAGGTCTGGGTCCAGCCCGGGCCAGCGGTCTGAGGAGGACTTCGAAGAAGAGCCCCTCCTCCAGCAATGAGAACAGCCCAGCCGTCCAGGCCACCATCAGCAGCCTGTGGAAGAACTTCAGCTTCA GCACAGCCCCAAGGTGGCGCCCTGTAAGAAAGGAGCACCTCTGTCTCCTGTGGAGGACAACCTGCTGA